A window of Festucalex cinctus isolate MCC-2025b chromosome 6, RoL_Fcin_1.0, whole genome shotgun sequence contains these coding sequences:
- the LOC144020285 gene encoding uncharacterized protein LOC144020285 — MRGGGIRVCGAGRGAGGGGRWSGAGTTGAGEGGRWPGAAGTGAGEGGRWPGAAGRGAGGGSRRACAAGRGAPDEEVAAAGLAPPGDEQEVAASGCVAPGEEQEAAAAGRALAQLGLEKAAAGRAPPQLGLEKAAAGRAPPDEEQEVAAAGRVPPDEERRTRRWRPQGLRRRTRSRRWRPQAIRRRTRSWRWRPHSMRRWTRDGDKRLRPPWSQDGDKRLRPLWKRDRAKTLRPPYRRSGGSGTGEAARGCGGSGTGEAARGCSGTGEAAAAAQARRPGAAAAAAQAWRPRAAAWVASASFFASFVLGLDLSNKGLGNTRHTRDRGYRD; from the exons ATGC GAGGTGGCGGCATCAGGGTGTGTGGCGCCgggcgaggagcaggaggcggcggccgctggTCGGGCGCTGGCACAACTGGGgctggagaaggcggccgctggccgggcgccgccggaactggggctggagaaggcggccgctggccgggcgccgccggacgaggagcaggaggtgGCAGCCGCAGGGCGTgtgccgccggacgaggagcgCCGGacgaggaggtggcggccgcagggcttgcgccgccgggCGATGAGCAGGAGGTGGCGGCATCAGGGTGTGTGGCGCCgggcgaggagcaggaggcggcggccgctggTCGGGCGCTGGCACAACTGGGgctggagaaggcggccgctggccgggcaccGCCGCAACTGGGgctggagaaggcggccgctggccgggcgccgccggacgaggagcaggaggtgGCAGCCGCAGGGCGTgtgccgccggacgaggagcgCCGGacgaggaggtggcggccgcagggcttgcgccgccggacgaggagcaggaggtggcggccgcaggccatacgccgccggacgaggagctGGAGGTGGCGGCCACATTCCATGCGTCGCTGGACCCGGGACGGGGACAAGAGGTTGAGGCCGCCGTGGAGCCAGGACGGGGACAAGAGGCTGAGGCCGCTGTGGAAACGGGACAGGGCCAAGACGCTGAGGCCGCCGTACAGGCgaagcggcggcagcggcacaggcgaggcggccaggggctgcggcggcagcggcacaggcgaggcggccaggggctgcagcggcacaggcgaggcggcggcagcggcacaggcaaggcggccaggggctgcggcggcagcggcacaggcgtggcgGCCTAGGGCTGCGGCTTGGGTCGCCTCTGCCTCATTCTTTGCCTCCTTTGTCCTGGGGCTGGACCTGTCGAACAAGGGATTGGGGAATACAAGACACACTAGGGACCGAGGATACAGAGACTGA